A region of Gadus morhua chromosome 18, gadMor3.0, whole genome shotgun sequence DNA encodes the following proteins:
- the col1a1b gene encoding collagen, type I, alpha 1b, producing MFSFVDIRLALLLSATVLLVRGQDEGEGPLGSCRTDGQLYNDKDVWKPEPCRICVCDNGAPLCDEVICEDSSDCDDPIIPDGECCPICPDVDGVQVPRGNDYEESLPGEAGDRGPPGAPGNDGRPGVDGPAGPPGPPGPPGLGGNLSPQMSYTDHSKSSGGNPSPGPMGPMGSRGSPGSAGSSGPQGFTGPAGEPGEPGASGPMGSRGAGGPPGKNGDDGEPGKPGRPGERGPAGPQGSRGHPGTPGLPGIKGHRGFSGLDGAKGDGGPAGPKGEGGASGENGIPGAMGARGLPGERGRPGSAGPSGARGNDGNGGPSGPPGPTGSAGPPGFPGGAGIKGESGPQGGRGNEGPQGARGEAGNPGPAGAAGVAGNPGSDGSPGGKGNVGPGGIAGAPGFPGGRGPAGAQGGLGAPGPKGNNGETGAPGPKGEPGVKGETGPAGVQGLAGPNGEEGKRGGRGEPGGGGPRGPPGERGSPGSRGLPGTDGGAGGKGAPGERGSNGPLGPQGATGESGRPGEPGVTGSKGVTGSPGSPGPDGKTGPSGAPGQDGRSGGAGPAGSRGQPGVMGFPGTKGTTGESGKPGERGAAGNTGAVGAPGKDGDVGAPGPSGPAGGAGEKGEGGPGGSPGFQGLPGLQGATGETGKPGEQGAPGEVGPFGASGSRGDRGVPGERGSNGPSGPTGPRGAPGPSGNDGAKGETGAGGAPGGNGSPGMQGMPGERGSSGLPGAKGERGDGGAKGGEGGAGKDGGRGMSGAIGPPGPPGGQGEKGEGGAVGPAGSTGGRGSPGERGESGPSGPAGFAGPPGNNGQPGAKGESGEAGPKGDAGAPGSSGPVGSAGPQGPAGPAGPKGSRGGLGSPGATGFPGAAGRMGPPGPSGASGLPGPTGPSGKEGQKGGRGETGPAGRPGEVGGVGSVGPAGEKGSQGSDGPAGAPGIPGPQGIGGQRGILGLSGQRGERGFPGIPGPGGEPGKQGSSGPFGERGPPGPMGPPGASGANGEAGREGSTGHDGAPGRDGPAGAKGDRGESGNAGQPGAPGAPGAPGAVGPSGKNGDRGEGGPAGPSGPAGPSGARGAAGAAGGRGDKGESGEAGDRGHKGHRGLNGMQGMPGPSGVHGEQGPAGVNGPAGPRGPSGSNGVPGKDGMNGLPGPIGPPGPRGRSGEMGPAGAPGLPGAPGPAGAPGGGWVFPAQPLQEKAPDPYRGGGGHYRADDPNLMNDRDNEVDATLKTLTQTVENIREPEGSQKSPARMCRDLRMCHPEWKSGMYWVDPNQGSALDAIKVHCNMETGATCIAPAKSVVPMKNWYLSKNIKEKKPVWFSESMTGGFQFQYGSEGSDQEDVNIQMTFMRLMSNQASQNVTYHCKNSVAYMDDNTGNLKKALLLQGSNDVEIRAEGNSRFTYTVSEDGCTSHTGSWGKAVIDYKTSKTSRLPIIDIAPMDVGAADQEFGVEVGPVCFL from the exons ATGTTCAGCTTTGTGGATATTCGGTTAGCGCTGTTGCTCAGCGCAACAGTGCTTTTGGTCAGAGGTCAGGACGAGGGTGAAG GCCCACTGGGCAGCTGCCGAACAGACGGACAGCTGTACAACGACAAGGATGTGTGGAAGCCAGAGCCATGCCGGATCTGCGTGTGTGACAACGGAGCACCCCTGTGCGACGAAGTGATCTGCGAGGATTCGTCTGACTGCGACGACCCAATCATTCCCGACGGAGAGTGCTGCCCTATCTGCCCCGACGTCGATG GTGTCCAGGTGCCCAGAGGCAACGACTACGAG GAATCACTCCCTGGAGAGGCCGGAGACAGG GGTCCCCCTGGTGCCCCCGGTAACGATGGCAGACCCGGTGTGGACGGCCCTGCtggcccccccggccctcccGGACCCCCTGGCCTTGGCGGA AACCTCTCTCCTCAAATGAGCTACACTGACCACTCCAAATCCAGCGGTGGCAACCCCTCCCCTGGCCCCATG GGTCCTATGGGTAGCCGTGGTTCCCCCGGCTCTGCCGGATCTAGC GGTCCTCAGGGTTTCACTGGACCCGCAGGCGAGCCTGGAGAGCCCGGTGCATCT GGGCCCATGGGATCCCGTGGAGCTGGTGGCCCCCCTGGCAAGAATGGAGATGAT GGTGAGCCCGGCAAGCCTGGTCGCCCAGGTGAGCGTGGACCCGCCGGCCCCCAG GGATCCCGTGGACACCCCGGAACTCCCGGACTTCCCGGCATCAAGGGACACAGA GGATTCAGCGGTCTGGATGGAGCTAAGGGAGACGGTGGACCCGCTGGGCCCAAG GGAGAGGGCGGAGCCTCTGGCGAGAACGGTATCCCCGGCGCCATG ggaGCTCGTGGTCTTCCCGGTGAGAGAGGTCGCCCTGGATCCGCTGGCCCATCT ggTGCTCGCGGTAACGATGGCAACGGCGGACCCTCCGGACCTCCT GGCCCCACCGGATCTGCTGGCCCACCTGGCTTCCCCGGCGGTGCTGGAATCAAG GGAGAGTCTGGCCCCCAGGGCGGACGCGGTAACGAGGGACCCCAGGGAGCCCGTGGTGAGGCTGGTAACCCCGGCCCCGCTGGAGCCGCCGGAGTCGCT GGAAACCCCGGTAGCGATGGTTCACCTGGTGGCAAGGGAAATGTT GGTCCTGGTGGTATCGCTGGTGCCCCCGGCTTCCCCGGAGGCCGTGGACCCGCTGGAGCTCAGGGAGGTCTCGGTGCACCCGGACCCAAGGGAAACAAT GGTGAGACCGGAGCCCCCGGACCCAAGGGAGAGCCAGGTGTGAAGGGAGAGACC GGACCCGCCGGAGTGCAGGGACTCGCTGGACCCAACGGCGAGGAGGGCAAGAGAGGAGGCCGTGGTgagcccggcggcggcggaccCCGTGGACCCCCCGGCGAGCGT GGATCCCCCGGATCTCGCGGTTTACCCGGAACTGATGGAGGCGCTGGCGGCAAG GGAGCCCCTGGTGAGCGTGGATCCAACGGACCCCTGGGACCCCAAGGAGCAACTGGAGAGTCTGGCCGCCCCGGTGAGCCCGGTGTGACCGGATCCAAG GGAGTGACTGGTAGCCCAGGCAGCCCTGGACCCGACGGCAAGACTGGACCCTCT GGTGCCCCCGGACAAGATGGTCGCTCTGGCGGAGCCGGACCTGCTGGGTCCAGAGGTCAGCCCGGAGTCATGGGATTCCCCGGAACTAAGGGAACCACA GGAGAGTCTGGCAAGCCCGGTGAGCGTGGAGCCGCTGGAAACACTGGCGCTGTT GGTGCCCCCGGCAAAGACGGAGATGTTGGAGCACCCGGACCCTCTGGCCCAGCT GGAGGtgcaggagagaagggagagggcgGCCCCGGCGGATCCCCTGGCTTCCAG GGACTCCCCGGACTCCAAGGAGCTACTGGTGAGACCGGCAAGCCTGGTGAGCAG ggtgccCCCGGTGAGGTTGGACCTTTCGGTGCATCTGGATCCAGA ggtgATCGTGGTGTCCCCGGTGAGCGTGGATCCAACGGCCCCTCTGGACCGACTGGCCCCCGTGGTGCCCCCGGGCCCTCAGGCAACGACGGAGCTAAG ggagagACTGGTGCCGGTGGCGCCCCCGGCGGCAACGGATCCCCAGGAATGCAGGGAATGCCCGGTGAGCGCGGTTCCTCAGGCCTGCCCGGAGCCAAGGGAGAGCGA GGAGACGGCGGAGCcaagggaggagagggcggaGCCGGAAAGGACGGCGGTCGCGGCATGTCTGGAGCTATcggacccccaggaccccccggtggtcagggagagaag GGTGAGGGTGGTGCCGTAGGACCCGCTGGATCCACCGGAGGACGCGGTTCCCCT GGTGAGCGTGGAGAGTCTGGTCCATCTGGACCCGCTGGATTCGCCGGACCCCCT ggtaaCAACGGTCAGCCTGGAGCCAAGGGAGAGTCTGGAGAGGCCGGACCCAAGGGAGACGCTGGTGCACCCGGCTCTTCCGGACCCGTCGGTTCTGCCGGACCTCAG GGACCCGCTGGACCCGCAGGACCTAAAGGATCTCGCGGTGGCCTTGGATCTCCT GGTGCTACTGGCTTCCCCGGAGCCGCTGGAAGAATGGGACCCCCCGGCCCCTCT GGAGCATCTGGACTCCCCGGACCCACCGGGCCATCAGGAAAGGAAGGACAGAAGGGAGGTCGCGGTGAGACCGGCCCTGCCGGTCGCCCCGGTGAGGTTGGAGGAGTCGGATCCGTCGGACCCGCCGGAGAGAAGGGATCCCAAGGCTCTGATGGCCCCGCT GGTGCCCCAGGTATTCCCGGACCCCAGGGTATCGGTGGACAGCGTGGTATCCTCGGTCTGTCCGGACAACGTGGAGAGCGTGGATTCCCCGGCATTCCCGGCCCCGGA GGTGAGCCCGGTAAGCAGGGATCCTCTGGACCCTTCGGCGAGCGTGGACCCCCCGGCCCCATGGGACCCCCCGGCGCATCTGGTGCCAACGGAGAGGCTGGACGCgag GGATCTACCGGACACGATGGTGCCCCCGGTCGCGATGGACCCGCTGGAGCCAAG ggagACCGCGGTGAGTCTGGTAACGCCGGACAGCCTGGTGCCCCCGGAGCCCCTGGTGCCCCCGGAGCCGTCGGACCCTCTGGAAAGAACGGAGACCGCGGAGAGGGC GGCCCCGCCGGACCCTCAGGCCCAGCTGGCCCCTCTGGTGCCCGTGGTGCTGCT GGCGCTGCTGGCGGCCGCGGAGACAAGGGAGAGTCCGGAGAGGCAGGAGACAGAGGACACAAGGGACACAGAGGATTAAACGGAATGCAGGGAATGCCCGGCCCCTCC GGAGTCCACGGAGAGCAAGGACCCGCCGGTGTGAACGGACCCGCTGGACCCCGA GGACCCTCTGGATCCAACGGTGTCCCCGGCAAGGACGGCATGAACGGACTCCCCGGCCCCATCGGACCCCCCGGACCCCGCGGTCGCAGCGGAGAGATGGGACCCGCT GGTGCCCCCGGTCTCCCAGGAGCCCCCGGACCCGCCGGAGCCCCTGGCGGCGGATGGGTCTTCCCAGCCCAGCCCCTGCAGGAGAAGGCTCCCGATCCctaccgcggcggcggcggccactaCCGCGCCGACGACCCCAACCTGATGAACGACCGCGACAACGAGGTCGACGCCACCCTCAAGACCCTGACCCAGACCGTCGAGAACATCCGCGAACCCGAGGGCAGCCAGAAGAGCCCCGCCCGCATGTGCCGCGACCTGAGGATGTGCCACCCCGAGTGGAAGAGCG GCATGTACTGGGTGGACCCCAACCAGGGCTCCGCTCTCGACGCCATCAAGGTTCACTGCAACATGGAGACCGGCGCGACCTGCATCGCCCCCGCCAAGTCCGTGGTGCCCATGAAGAACTGGTACCTGAGCAagaacatcaaggagaagaagcCCGTGTGGTTCAGCGAGTCCATGACTGGTGGATTCCAG tTCCAGTATGGCTCCGAGGGCTCTGACCAGGAGGATGTCAACATCCAGATGACCTTCATGCGCCTGATGTCCAACCAGGCCAGCCAGAACGTCACCTACCACTGCAAGAACAGCGTGGCCTACATGGACGACAACACCGGCAACCTGAAGAAGgcactgctgctgcagggctCCAACGACGTGGAGATCAGAGCCGAGGGAAACAGCCGATTCACATACACCGTCAGCGAGGATGGCTGCACG TCACACACTGGCTCATGGGGCAAGGCAGTCATCGACTACAAGACATCGAAAACCTCCCGCCTGCCAATCATTGACATTGCTCCTATGGATGTTGGCGCTGCTGATCAGGAATTCGGCGTGGAAGTTGGCCCCGTTTGcttcttgtaa